From a region of the Caldalkalibacillus thermarum genome:
- the lon gene encoding endopeptidase La gives MGNGHSGQQERVIPLLPLRGIIVYPTMVLHLDVGRTKSVNALEKAMVDEHQILLATQKDVHIDEPSEDDIYRVGTIAHVKQMLKLPNGTIRVLVEGLYRAKIKEFIADEEAFIVKAEQLADWDDNELETEAFMRAVLKQFEQYISLSKKITPETLATVRDIDEPGRLADVIASHLSLKIKDKQDILETINVRDRLEKILTILNNEKEVLELERRIGQRVKKSMEKTQKEYYLREQMKAIQKELGEKEGRAGEVEELRKRLEEKNVPDRIKEKVEKELERYEKMPPTSAESSVIRNYIEWLLNLPWTEQTEDRIDISEAEKILDADHYGLEKPKERVLEYLAVQKLVNKIKGPILCLVGPPGVGKTSLARSIAKSMGRKFVRISLGGVRDEAEIRGHRRTYVGALPGRIIQGMKTAGTVNPVFLLDEIDKMAHDFRGDPASALLEVLDPEQNSTFSDHFIEEPYDLSKVMFITTANTTHTIPRPLLDRMELIYIPGYTEVEKKEIALNYLLPKQMEEHGLKKNQLQVKEEAVYKVIRRYTREAGVRNLERQLAAICRKAAKTIVAGEKKRVVVTENTLEELLGKPKYRYGLAEVDDQVGVATGLAWTSVGGDTLSIEVTVVPGKGKLTLTGKLGDVMKESAQAAFSYIRSKAEALGIDPDFYETKDIHIHVPEGAIPKDGPSAGITMATALVSALSGKPVSKEVGMTGEITLRGRVLPIGGLKEKALAAHRAGLKKILIPKENDKDIDEIPESVRDELAIVTVEHMDEVLQHALVDQKGEQA, from the coding sequence ATGGGGAACGGCCATAGCGGGCAACAAGAACGGGTGATTCCTTTGTTGCCTCTGAGAGGGATTATCGTTTATCCCACAATGGTCTTGCATTTGGATGTAGGCAGAACAAAGTCTGTCAACGCTTTGGAAAAAGCGATGGTTGATGAACATCAGATTTTGTTGGCAACGCAAAAAGATGTACATATAGATGAACCGTCTGAAGACGACATTTACCGCGTGGGAACCATTGCCCACGTCAAACAAATGTTGAAACTGCCCAACGGAACCATCCGGGTGTTGGTAGAAGGCTTGTACCGGGCCAAAATCAAGGAATTTATTGCCGATGAAGAAGCTTTTATTGTCAAGGCCGAGCAACTGGCTGACTGGGACGACAATGAGCTTGAAACGGAAGCGTTTATGCGTGCGGTATTAAAGCAATTTGAACAATACATCTCATTATCCAAAAAGATTACTCCGGAAACGCTGGCTACGGTCAGGGATATTGACGAGCCAGGACGCCTGGCCGATGTGATCGCCAGCCACCTCTCCCTCAAAATCAAAGACAAGCAAGACATTTTAGAGACGATCAATGTCCGCGACCGCTTGGAAAAAATTTTGACCATCTTAAATAACGAAAAAGAAGTCCTGGAGCTGGAACGCCGCATCGGCCAGCGGGTTAAAAAGTCCATGGAGAAAACCCAGAAGGAATATTACCTGCGGGAACAAATGAAAGCCATCCAGAAAGAACTGGGAGAAAAAGAAGGCCGGGCTGGCGAAGTGGAAGAGTTGCGCAAACGTCTCGAGGAGAAAAACGTTCCAGACCGCATTAAGGAGAAGGTGGAGAAGGAACTGGAACGTTACGAAAAAATGCCGCCCACTTCCGCTGAAAGCAGCGTCATCCGCAATTATATTGAATGGTTGCTTAATCTGCCTTGGACTGAACAGACCGAAGACCGCATTGATATCTCCGAAGCGGAGAAAATACTGGACGCCGATCATTACGGCCTGGAAAAGCCGAAAGAGCGCGTGCTTGAATATCTGGCAGTTCAAAAACTGGTGAATAAAATCAAGGGACCCATCCTGTGTCTGGTCGGACCTCCTGGCGTGGGCAAGACCTCACTGGCCCGTTCCATCGCCAAATCTATGGGACGGAAATTTGTGCGCATCTCCCTGGGAGGGGTGCGGGATGAAGCGGAAATCCGGGGACATCGCCGCACCTACGTGGGAGCCTTGCCGGGGCGCATCATCCAGGGCATGAAAACTGCCGGTACGGTCAATCCTGTTTTTTTATTGGATGAAATTGATAAAATGGCCCATGATTTCAGGGGGGACCCGGCCAGCGCCTTGCTGGAGGTCTTGGATCCGGAGCAAAATAGTACGTTTAGTGACCATTTTATTGAAGAACCGTATGATTTGTCCAAGGTGATGTTTATTACCACGGCCAACACCACCCATACCATTCCCCGTCCCCTGTTGGACCGGATGGAATTGATCTATATCCCCGGCTATACGGAAGTGGAGAAAAAGGAGATTGCCCTCAATTACCTTCTGCCCAAACAAATGGAAGAGCACGGTCTGAAAAAGAATCAATTGCAGGTGAAAGAAGAGGCGGTTTACAAAGTGATCCGCCGCTACACCCGGGAAGCCGGGGTGCGCAACCTGGAAAGGCAGTTGGCCGCCATTTGCCGTAAAGCGGCTAAGACGATTGTCGCCGGTGAGAAAAAGCGGGTTGTGGTGACGGAAAATACGTTGGAAGAGCTGTTGGGCAAACCAAAATACCGCTATGGATTGGCAGAAGTGGATGACCAGGTGGGGGTGGCCACAGGGCTGGCCTGGACATCAGTGGGTGGTGACACTTTAAGTATTGAAGTCACTGTTGTCCCTGGCAAAGGAAAGCTGACCTTAACGGGCAAATTAGGAGATGTGATGAAAGAATCCGCCCAGGCGGCTTTCAGTTATATCCGTTCCAAAGCGGAAGCATTGGGTATTGATCCGGACTTTTATGAAACGAAAGATATCCATATCCATGTGCCTGAAGGGGCGATTCCCAAAGACGGTCCCTCAGCCGGCATTACCATGGCCACCGCCCTGGTTTCTGCGCTCAGCGGCAAACCGGTTTCCAAAGAAGTGGGCATGACGGGAGAGATTACCCTGCGCGGCAGAGTGCTGCCCATCGGGGGGCTGAAAGAAAAGGCTTTAGCCGCCCACCGGGCCGGTTTGAAAAAAATTCTCATCCCTAAAGAGAATGACAAAGATATCGATGAGATTCCGGAAAGCGTGCGTGACGAACTGGCCATTGTCACTGTCGAACATATGGATGAAGTATTACAGCATGCCCTTGTAGACCAAAAGGGGGAACAGGCATGA